In Schizosaccharomyces osmophilus chromosome 2, complete sequence, the following proteins share a genomic window:
- a CDS encoding DNA topoisomerase II, which produces MAENFHFIPSVIDGFNPDQREVIRYCLKKNITRSVKIPDIASYTLYENGLTYTEDNYESLLQAIISLAQGFVGSNNINLLMHVSEVGNRFDPKVPNTIQGEATAYYLWTLLSPIARKLFRPEDDPLVTYQREGDQLDKSDFYVPILPMILINGAEAFEAGWSTCIPNFSPKDVVANLRRLLNNEPLLDMSPWYQGFHGSIEKVASKEYSMNGIIKQINESKVEITELPVQMWIRDMKQFLEEGKTGSDIVQPFIKEYEEYHDLRFDMNSVHFQVTLTEKGMREALAESLESKFRLVRIQTISNMVALDSSGRIKKYDSVEEILYEFLRVRLETYQRRKGYLIAELESRYNVLFNKARFIQMITGNELMIWQKKRSTLIVELREKGFQSISKSDSKKNREAKKVVKRAREDGKDPIESLEDFSSGFDYLLSMPTWSFTYEKYSGLLKRRDDIEREIESLKNLDIKELYLKELEEFECAWNKMDELNHKNSLGDFCPCKKCRQKEWKRFKSEQFRWPSRWQR; this is translated from the coding sequence ATGGCAGAaaatttccatttcattCCCTCTGTTATAGACGGTTTCAACCCAGATCAGCGAGAGGTAATTCGTTACtgtttaaagaagaatattaCTCGTTCAGTGAAGATACCCGATATTGCAAGTTATACATTATACGAGAATGGTTTGACCTATACTGAAGATAATTATGAGTCCTTATTGCAGGCAATAATAAGCTTGGCTCAAGGTTTTGTTGGAAGTAATAACATCAATCTTTTAATGCATGTTTCCGAGGTTGGCAACCGTTTTGACCCCAAGGTTCCGAACACAATACAAGGGGAAGCTACAGCATATTATCTTTGGACCCTTCTTTCTCCTATAGCTAGGAAGTTATTCAGACCGGAAGACGATCCTTTAGTCACTTATCAGAGGGAGGGAGATCAGCTGGACAAGTCTGACTTTTACGTACCGATATTGCCAATGATTCTTATTAACGGCGCAGAGGCATTTGAAGCGGGTTGGTCTACCTGCATTCCAAACTTTAGCCCTAAAGATGTTGTTGCTAACTTGAGACGGCTTTTGAACAATGAACCTTTGCTGGACATGTCTCCTTGGTACCAAGGATTTCATGGTAGTATAGAAAAAGTGGCTTCGAAAGAATACAGTATGAATGGTATaatcaaacaaataaacgaatCAAAAGTGGAAATAACAGAACTGCCTGTCCAAATGTGGATTCGAGACATGAAGCAATTCttagaagaaggaaagacAGGAAGTGATATAGTCCAGCCATTCATCAAAGAATACGAAGAATACCATGATTTGAGGTTTGACATGAATAGTGTACACTTCCAAGTAACCCTGAccgaaaaaggaatgagaGAAGCTTTGGCCGAATCCTTGGAATCTAAATTCAGATTAGTCCGCATTCAGACTATCAGCAATATGGTGGCATTGGATTCATCAGggagaataaaaaaatacgATTCCGTTGAAGAAATTCTATATGAATTTCTTCGAGTTCGTTTAGAGACCTATCAAAGACGAAAAGGATATCTCATTGCTGAATTAGAAAGTCGCTATAACGTATTATTCAATAAGGCGAGATTTATTCAAATGATTACGGGAAATGAACTTATGATTtggcaaaagaaaagaagcacGCTTATAGTCGAACTCCGTGAAAAAGGGTTTCAGTCGATTTCAAAATCTGATTCTAAGAAGAATCGCGAAGCTAAGAAAGTAGTTAAGCGGGCTCGAGAGGATGGCAAAGATCCAATTGAATCGCTCGAGGATTTCTCTAGTGGTTTTGATTATCTTTTATCCATGCCAACCTGGTCCTTTACTTATGAGAAATATTCAGGGCTCTTGAAGAGAAGGGATGATATTGAGCGAGAGATTGagtctttgaaaaatttggataTTAAAGAGCTATActtgaaagaattagaGGAATTTGAATGTGCGTGGAATAAGATGGATGAACTAAATCACAAAAATAGTTTGGGTGATTTTTGCCCTTGTAAAAAGTGTCGACAAAAGGAATGGAAGAGATTTAAGAGCGAACAGTTTCGATGGCCGAGTCGTTGGCAGCGGTGA
- a CDS encoding Schizosaccharomyces specific protein — MSKTRAQSALEKLIQSQRDPQSQKEGYFQQKRLAKKERAFEPEKIALEEKRKQEEKQSEVLKYLKRTMRVEDAEKAVHDMISKKNESNKKRKRKEKKINDDDYGVFEDDGLVL, encoded by the exons ATGTCAAAAACAAGAGCCCAATCTGCTTTAGAAAAGCTAATTCAATCTCAGAGAGATCCTCAATCACAGAAAGAGGGCTATTTTCAACAGAAACGACTTGCAAAGAAGGAACGTGCTTTTGAACCCGAAAAAATTGCTCTAGAGGAAAAACGGaaacaagaagagaagCAATCAGAAGTTcttaaatatttaaagaGAACCATGCGAGTTGAAGATGCCGAGAAAGCTGTCCATGATATG atatccaaaaagaatgaatcaaacaagaagagaaaaagaaaagagaaaaagataaatgACGACGATTACGGCGTCTTCGAAGATGACGGCCTTGTTCTATAA
- the por1 gene encoding mitochondrial outer membrane voltage-dependent anion-selective channel Por1 produces MAPPAYAAIDKLCNDLLQRDFPIGATLLNVRTTAPNGVVFNVSGNQDAKGIIAGKLETNFSDKANGLTMSQGWTTANVLESKIGLTNQFAQGLHVNVNTTFSPATADKTAILNLEHEHPLIHSHAVVNALERKFVGDFTVGHEGFLAGAEFGYDVQKGSVSKYAATIGYQASPFLLALKASNNLSAFRASYYHRVSSQAEAGGNVTWDAASTANAVTLELASKYQLDKDTFVKSKINNAGIATMSYFQNIRPGVTVGLGLQLDTQRLGQPAHKAGLSLAFNA; encoded by the coding sequence ATGGCTCCTCCCGCTTACGCTGCTATTGACAAGCTCTGCAATGATTTGTTGCAACGTGACTTCCCCATCGGAGCTACTCTTTTGAATGTTCGTACCACCGCTCCTAATGGTGTTGTATTCAACGTCTCCGGTAATCAAGATGCCAAGGGCATCATCGCTGGCAAGTTGGAAACCAACTTCTCTGACAAGGCTAATGGTTTGACCATGTCTCAAGGCTGGACTACTGCCAACGTTTTGGAATCTAAGATCGGCCTTACCAACCAATTTGCTCAAGGTCTTCATGTCAATGTCAACACCACTTTCAGCCCTGCTACTGCTGACAAGACTGCCATTCTCAATTTGGAACACGAGCATCCTTTGATCCACAGTCATGCTGTCGTTAACGCTTTGGAACGTAAGTTCGTTGGTGATTTCACCGTTGGTCATGAAGGTTTCCTCGCTGGTGCTGAATTTGGCTATGATGTTCAAAAGGGAAGTGTTTCCAAGTATGCTGCTACTATTGGCTACCAGGCTTCTCCCTTCTTATTAGCTTTGAAGGCTTCCAACAACCTTAGCGCTTTCCGCGCTAGCTACTACCACCGTGTTAGTTCTCAAGCTGAGGCTGGTGGTAACGTTACTTGGGATGCTGCTTCCACTGCTAATGCTGTCACTTTGGAACTGGCTTCTAAGTACCAATTGGACAAGGACACTTTTGTCAAGAGCAAGATTAACAACGCTGGTATCGCTACTATGTCTTACTTCCAGAACATTCGCCCCGGTGTTACCGTCGGTCTTGGTCTTCAACTTGATACCCAACGCTTAGGTCAACCTGCTCACAAGGCCGGTCTTTCTCTTGCATTTAATGCTTAA
- a CDS encoding UPF0662 family conserved fungal protein — MSYKPAVPVPVEEQPILEKLIGIRQRLAVLKRDRTRYIDKNDVFNLYNQLVEQLELIDKRRTSDKIRNIVDTQLEDCLHLLSLFYLAIGRNNDLPAFFVQLGTVRRLLEYSLEGACYTQNDLKPLKERLERIRTAVLEGAQREDASSVVVKYLKNKLEQCDKNYSEAQSNITKIAPELTTIQTRLVSIRRQIDGFAVRPTTDGDFIDHLMKQLKEIEEMRDIDGNFVDDQGRPLQGQELCNGILEECFSFLEDAKSKQGLTDEMKSSPKFQQIYSRLDELLSKLKHLTLTHRWTLRETDLYVYRASLAEIDSMRSDGQFLDENGNAPAGQRILLYLLRRCYAYIYQLLSASEPVSEELMAVHNQLRTVKRCLQEVQRSGGIYSERDLYPYQMKLASLEKLRVNGYFLASDNSVPEGQELVNSLLTQCHQLIEEIRDEKHQHDIEEDEAFTKTSESS; from the exons ATGTCTTATAAGCCAGCGGTCCCTGTTCCGGTGGAAGAGCAACCTATTTTGGAGAAACTCATCGGAATTCGTCAGAGGTTAGCTGTTTTAAAGCGGGATCGTACCCGATACATCGATAAAAATGATGTTTTTAACTTATACAATCAGTTAGTGGAGCAAT TGGAATTAATAGACAAGAGAAGGACATCAGATAAAATCCGTAATATTGTGGATACTCAATTAGAGGATTGTCTACATTTACTGTCGTTGTTTTATCTGGCAATTGGTCGGAACAATGATCTGCCTGCATTCTTTGTGCAGCTAGGCACAGTAAGGCGCTTGTTGGAATATAGTTTGGAAGGTGCTTGTTATACTCAAAATGATCTGAAGCCTTTAAAGGAGCGGTTGGAAAGAATACGGACTGCTGTTTTGGAAGGTGCTCAAAGAGAAGACGCTTCTTCTGTTGTAGTAAAATACCTAAAAAACAAGCTTGAACAATGTGACAAGAATTACAGCGAAGCGCAAAGCAACATTACGAAGATTGCACCAGAACTTACAACAATTCAAACTCGGTTGGTGTCTATTCGTCGCCAAATTGACGGCTTCGCTGTACGACCAACGACGGATGGAGATTTTATTGATCATCTGATGAAACAATTAAAGGAGATTGAAGAAATGCGAGATATCGATGGCAATTTCGTTGACGACCAGGGCAGACCACTACAAGGACAAGAATTATGCAATGggattttggaagaatgcTTCagctttttggaagatgCAAAATCCAAGCAAGGATTGACAGATGAGATGAAAAGCAGCCCCAAATTTCAGCAAATCTATAGTCGTCTTGATGAACTGTTGAGTAAATTAAAACACCTTACGTTGACACACCGATGGACGTTAAGAGAAACTGA TTTGTACGTTTACAGAGCATCGTTGGCAGAAATAGACTCTATGCGAAGTGATGGTCAGTTCCTGGACGAAAATGGTAATGCACCTGCTGGCCAACGG ATTTTACTTTACTTATTAAGACGATGCTATGCATACATATACCAATTGTTATCTGCCAGTGAACCCGTTTCTGAGGAACTGATGGCTGTTCACAACCAGTTACGTACTGTGAAGCGTTGCTTACAAGAGGTACAAAGGAGTGGAGGGATTTACTCAGAAAGAGATCTATATCCTTATCAGATGAAACTGGCTTCACTTGAGAAGTTACGGGTGAATGGATACTTTTTGGCGTCAGATAATTCAGTTCCCGAGGGTCAGGAATTAGTAAATTCCTTGTTAACTCAATGCCATCAActtattgaagaaatccGTGATGAAAAACACCAGCATGACATTGAAGAGGATGAAGCGTTTACCAAAACTAGCGAAAGCAGTTAA
- the fnp1 gene encoding folliculin-interacting protein, BFC/FNIP-Folliculin complex subunit subunit Fnp1 encodes MLHFLFHSGSSSGTNSSSKESYELLHGLEKPSPEIKDLSFRFVLVQDIGDRKKTILFDSKYSDHEGHETQLRDSSHAPLTDLMFGAIPMSQKNTVTKLHVLQSPSPVTREYMLTQLFQINLCGPVETPGNEMAGEDISSNEQRVNEHTEVNLNTSTIKTQDSTQSDGETAKPRLDDRMDERRSVPSETDEKRVRKESKHSPKRKNNLTTASSSSLLHDQMEKLLSIQPSHKERPRPSRLISYSPRSSSPIRISHSSGSVPDTLSNSNPLLGTRKLNGSSYSFSKETGNLMENMRRRRKNRPPPINLSTSSLNGAGGTLSPFLFSETRTRPSTYALALIVTVPVTFESTVHPLTFYWSLFSNATKNLKTDIDNHIRELLCVSLSNSSNCNENAIPLIQSTSSKVGFGSYSLQKDAFTITKIQQCLRIIKAGVSAPLIQPSVFSNHIWMENIKILEDSCRNEKQKKFIFSLLTLAMKMSRLKKTEKTPCKIMIQSSRAPIARRFLYILAPLLRPSLATSSADMLEPNLLFPSSGMLSSQSMPTTPNYSSNNTRDAYSSSSVSNSSQAIDIRSSKPSNHNVGRKSSLRNYLGSSWRLKFMRSSYQSSPTGPDSSGVVSNSSSKQPEQQHSFGSFSPSSSDFIFGSNSCPGLEYLDNFNANKEALKGLPKTRLVPNGLLQVDLPMIDTNCDSTRTRLPKLGPSVFQAGFLTYLHPCFDLQAAPLDAYIIPNREEFFASTLTSMLETNLTPKKENDTNLYSRIAVANIDECNIQCYELCEVPVMDECPTQDNEDFTPKLNCDIFRETIMTSFNVNHGCFYSLKRSYLLYDYSYVDDEFVNIALAGKLESVFDYINKSYV; translated from the exons atgcttcattttctatttcattcAGGTTCATCCTCTGGTACTAATTCTTCCTCAAAGGAGTCCTATGAGCTTCTACATGGGTTGGAAAAACCCAGTCCGGAAATCAAAGATTTATCGTTTCGTTTTGTTCTTGTACAAGATATTGGcgatagaaagaaaacaattttatttgattctAAATACTCTGATCATGAAGGCCACGAAACTCAGCTTAGGGATTCATCTCATGCGCCTTTGACCGACTTGATGTTTGGAGCAATTCCAATGtcccaaaaaaataccGTTACAAAACTGCATGTCCTGCAGTCTCCTTCTCCTGTTACTCGAGAATACATGCTAACTCAGCTCTTTCAGATAAACTTGTGTGGACCGGTTGAAACACCAGGGAATGAAATGGCTGGGGAAGACATTAGCTCCAACGAGCAAAGAGTGAACGAACATACCGAAGTTAATTTGAACACTTCGACAATCAAAACCCAGGATTCAACACAAAGCGATGGAGAAACCGCGAAACCTAGGTTGGATGACCGGATGGATGAAAGGCGTTCTGTACCATCAGAAACAGACGAGAAGAGAGTAAGAAAGGAATCAAAACATTCtccaaaaaggaagaacaaCCTAACAACtgcttcttcatcttcattgtTGCACGATCAAATGGAAAAGCTTTTAAGCATTCAACCTTCACATAAAGAAAGACCTCGACCCTCGCGTCTAATTTCTTATAGTCCCAGATCAAGTTCGCCTATCAGGATTTCTCATTCAAGCGGTTCTGTGCCGGATACGCTATCTAATTCTAACCCGCTTTTAGGGACAAGGAAATTGAATGGTTCTTCTTATTCCTTTAGTAAAGAAACAGGGAATTTAATGGAGAATATGCGTCGTCGTCGGAAAAATAGACCTCCTCCTATTAACCTTTCTACGTCTAGCTTGAATGGAGCCGGCGGTACGTTATCAccattcttgttttctgaAACTCGGACCCGGCCTTCAACCTATGCGTTAGCCCTGATCGTAACTGTACCAGTTACATTTGAAAGCACAGTTCATCCTCTTACTTTTTACTGGTCCTTATTTTCGAATGCTACAAAAAACTTGAAGACAGATATAGACAATCATATTCGGGAGCTTTTATGCGTTTCGCTGTCCAATTCTTCGAACTGTAATGAAAACGCAATTCCTCTTATACAATCcacttcttcaaaagtcGGTTTTGGCTCTTATTCACTTCAAAAAGATGCATTTACTATCACGAAAATTCAACAGTGTTTGCGAATTATAAAAGCTGGTGTATCAGCACCGTTAATACAACCTTCGGTATTCTCGAATCATATTTGGATGGAGAATATCAAGATCTTAGAAGATTCTTGcagaaatgaaaaacaaaaaaa gtttattttttcactACTCACCCTTGCTATGAAAATGAGCCGACTAAAGAAAACGGAAAAAACACCATGTAAAATTATGATCCAGTCTTCCCGTGCTCCTATTGCTAGACgctttttgtatattttaGCTCCACTCCTACGCCCGTCATTAGCTACTTCATCTGCTGATATGTTAGAGCCAAATCTACTTTTCCCTTCTTCTGGGATGCTTTCATCTCAAAGCATGCCGACTACTCCAAattattcttcaaataataCTAGAGATGCTTATTCCTCGTCGAGTGTGTCGAATTCGTCTCAAGCTATCGATATTCGATCTAGCAAGCCATCAAACCACAACGTCGGCCGCAAGTCGTCATTACGCAATTATTTAGGTAGCTCTTGGCGGCTTAAGTTTATGCGTAGTAGTTATCAAAGTTCACCAACTGGCCCGGATAGTTCAGGCGTTGTTTCGAACTCTAGTTCCAAACAACCAGAACAGCAGCACTCTTTTGGAAGTTTTTCTCCAAGTTCTTCTGACTTCATTTTTGGTTCAAATAGTTGTCCAGGTCTGGAATATTTGGATAATTTCAATGCTAATAAAGAAGCCTTGAAAGGTTTACCCAAAACTAGACTTGTACCTAACGGATTGCTTCAGGTTGACCTACCTATGATTGACACTAATTGTGATTCTACAAGAACACGCCTACCAAAATTGGGGCCTTCAGTATTCCAGGCGGGTTTTTTGACTTACTTGCATCCTTGTTTTGATTTACAAGCGGCACCGCTGGACGCTTACATTATTCCAAACAGAGAAGAGTTTTTTGCAAGTACATTGACAAGCATGCTGGAGACTAATCTGACAcctaaaaaggaaaatgataCCAATTTGTATTCAAGAATTGCTGTTGCGAATATTGACGAGTGTAATATACAATGCTATGAGCTCTGTGAAGTCCCTGTTATGGATGAGTGTCCTACTCAAGATAATGAGGACTTTACTCCAAAACTAAACTGCGATATTTTTCGTGAAACAATAATGACTTCCTTCAACGTTAACCATGgttgtttttattctctCAAACGTTCTTACCTCTTGTATGACTACAGTTATGtggatgatgaatttgTTAATATAGCGTTGGCTGGTAAACTAGAAAGTGTTTTTGACTATATAAATAAGTCGTATGTTTAA
- the dml1 gene encoding mitochondrial inheritance GTPase, tubulin-like, with the protein MREILSLGFGSKSNYLLTHFWNTQEAYFVYDEKDASKVSVNTNFRQLTKHNREHLATVPRECVYDFTDEFGFVKKPWLAEERDSEIVGSSFPGSLDKIHKAPLDIHPYQNALWKQDEWLQSQNPHELKNLEQMPSIPNIENGTIKHWSDFNRLLFDPKYLYPINSLDLNSEGSSFELGEEAFRRHNNEQNVWDDSLRPLIEECDGMQGFQFVVDVNTGWSGFMTSYLQYIEDELQDAGLPVWIFGVKNTGGSSVNSLPTQNQKQMYANESLTLASLKDVLSLYAPLSLNSDHDHWFASSIANMAFESLTLPTRLNGASYMHMSDLEYYFKSNSGRSILALDLKAKSHEKNEWYINQNVSFATETPISLSNPLRRRTIMRGPNNQEAILGEISPELTQDIINIKDLGFPTLDTTPNDLSNIDTTIVSASSNEKVTSHLKSIGKYMSTRHIPELDQDDILELQENLQFFTS; encoded by the coding sequence ATGCGCGAAATATTAAGCTTAGGTTTTGGAAGCAAGAGCAATTACTTGCTTACACACTTTTGGAACACACAGGAAGCATACTTTGTCtatgatgaaaaggatgCTTCGAAGGTATCGGTAAATACAAATTTTCGTCAATTGACAAAACACAATCGTGAGCATTTGGCAACTGTCCCGAGAGAATGCGTCTACGACTTTACTGATGAGTTTGGCTTCGTAAAAAAGCCTTGGTTAGCCGAAGAGAGGGATTCAGAAATAGTAGGTTCTTCCTTTCCCGGTTCACTTGATAAAATTCACAAAGCACCTCTTGACATTCATCCTTATCAGAATGCCTTATGGAAACAGGATGAGTGGTTACAATCCCAAAATCCTCATGAATTGAAGAACCTTGAACAAATGCCGTCCATACCCAATATAGAAAATGGTACTATAAAGCATTGGTCAGATTTCAATAGATTGTTATTTGATCCCAAGTACTTATATCCTATAAATTCTCTTGACTTAAATTCTGAAGGGTCATCATTTGAGCTCGGAGAGGAAGCTTTTCGTAGACATAATAATGAGCAGAATGTCTGGGATGATTCTTTACGCCCTCTTATTGAGGAATGTGACGGAATGCAAGGATTTCAGTTTGTCGTTGATGTTAATACTGGCTGGTCCGGGTTTATGACAAGCTATCTACAATATATTGAAGACGAACTACAGGATGCCGGCTTACCAGTGTGGATTTTTGGTGTTAAAAATACAGGCGGCTCATCCGTAAATTCATTACCAactcaaaatcaaaagcaGATGTACGCAAATGAATCGTTAACTCTAGCGAGTCTTAAAGATGTGCTTTCTCTTTATGCACCATTATCTTTAAATTCAGACCATGATCACTGGTTTGCCAGTTCTATTGCAAACATGGCATTTGAATCTTTGACGCTGCCGACACGTTTGAACGGAGCTTCATATATGCACATGAGTGATTTAGAATACTACTTCAAATCAAACAGTGGCCGTTCTATTCTTGCCCTTGAcctaaaagcaaaatcacacgaaaaaaatgaatggtATATTAATcaaaatgtttctttcGCTACTGAAACACctatttctctttctaaTCCTTTGAGGAGGCGCACAATTATGCGAGGTCCAAACAACCAAGAGGCAATTTTAGGCGAGATCTCTCCAGAACTAACCCAAGACATAATTAATATAAAAGATTTGGGCTTTCCAACGCTAGACACTACTCCTAACGACTTGTCTAATATTGATACAACCATtgtttctgcttcttcaaacGAGAAAGTAACTTCACACTTAAAATCAATTGGAAAGTATATGAGTACTCGACATATTCCTGAATTAGACCAAGATGATATATTAGAGTTACAGGAAAACCTACAGTTCTTTACTTCATAA
- the erv14 gene encoding cornichon family protein Erv14, producing the protein MISFGSFSYIASLMLNGANMLMQIYFIIMFSDLEMDYINPIDLCNKLNQYIIPEILTHTGMTLLLLLAGKWVLVLFNLPLIVFHVNQIIHKTHVLDATEIFRQLGRHKRVTFIKALFALVMFFTLLYCMVTSLVQEQ; encoded by the exons atgatttCGTTTGGTTCTTTCTCATATATTGCAAGCTTAAT GCTCAATGGCGCAAACATGTTGATgcaaatttattttataattatGTTCAGT GATTTGGAAATGGACTATATAAACCCAATCGACCTGTGTAACAAACTAAATCAATATATAATACCAGAGATTTTGACACACACTGGAATGACGCTCCTCTTGTTGCTGGCAGGGAAATGGGTTTTGGTGCTCTTTAATTTACCGCTTATCGTGTTTCATGTCAATCAAATCATTCATAAAACTCATGTTTTGGATGCCACTGAGATATTCCGTCAGTTAGGTCGCCATAAACGTGTTACTTTTATAAAGGCTCTCTTTGCTTTGGTCATGTTCTTTACCTTGCTTTATTG CATGGTGACATCTCTTGTACAAGAACAATAA
- the asc1 gene encoding cofactor for cytoplasmic methionyl-and glutamyl-tRNA synthetases Asc1 has product MNCFRTLNNTFLRLRPACIQSFPHHQYRVFSKMSTEVKFASKFLDIPVQDNEQAPVNALFKAASEKKPELLGSSDFEKAQIFEWTTKAFSSANSQEILETLNESLKNTTFIAQDAGITLADLTMYVRLHSVISGLSAKEGYKLNSVARWFDFIQHQEDVMETAKSIGLELVAVDLNAPKIQRPTVTKKDKKEGKSEEKQNGKGEKAAQKPSGAEIEAAKKEKQKKKEKSDKKEKKDKPPKEAPKVEAPVPSMIDLRVGFIEKAVRHPNADSLYVSTIHCGDAEGPRTVCSGLVKYIPLEQMQQRKVVVVANLKPVNMRSVKSQAMVLCASSPDHSVVEFVLPPEGAEAGDRLAFEGFDNTEPESQLNPKRKVWETIQPGFSSGEDLLCGFKNDQGLHKLFVKDKKELGFCKAQTVVNGTLS; this is encoded by the coding sequence ATGAATTGCTTCAGAACATTAAACAATACCTTCCTTAGGTTAAGACCTGCTTGTATACAGTCTTTTCCTCACCACCAGTATCGGGTTTTCAGCAAAATGTCGACAGAGGTGAAATTTGCTTCTAAGTTCTTAGATATTCCCGTTCAGGATAATGAACAAGCACCTGTAAATGCTTTATTTAAAGCTGCATCTGAGAAAAAGCCAGAGTTGTTAGGATCTAgcgattttgaaaaagcccAAATTTTCGAATGGACAACCAAGGCTTTTTCATCTGCCAACTCTCAAGAAATTTTGGAGACGCTTAATGAATCCTTAAAAAACACTACTTTTATTGCTCAAGATGCTGGTATTACACTTGCTGACCTTACCATGTATGTCCGTCTTCATTCCGTTATTTCTGGTCTATCTGCCAAGGAGGGTTACAAGTTAAATAGCGTTGCCCGTTGGTTTGACTTTATTCAACATCAAGAGGATGTTATGGAAACTGCCAAGAGTATCGGTTTGGAGCTGGTTGCTGTGGATTTGAATGCCCCCAAAATTCAACGTCCTACTGTCACTAAGAAGGACAAGAAGGAGGGCAAGAGCGAAGAAAAGCAGAATGGAAAGGGAGAAAAGGCAGCTCAAAAGCCTTCTGGTGCTGAGATCGAGGCTgctaaaaaggaaaagcaaaagaagaaggagaagagcgataagaaagaaaagaaggataagCCTCCTAAGGAAGCTCCCAAGGTTGAGGCTCCTGTTCCTTCTATGATTGATCTTCGTGTTGGTTTCATTGAAAAGGCCGTCAGACATCCCAATGCTGATAGTTTGTACGTTTCCACAATCCATTGTGGTGATGCCGAGGGACCCCGTACTGTTTGTAGTGGTTTGGTTAAGTATATTCCTTTGGAACAGATGCAACAGCGTAAGGTTGTTGTAGTTGCCAATTTAAAGCCCGTCAATATGCGCAGTGTTAAGTCCCAAGCTATGGTTCTTTGTGCTTCTTCACCTGACCATTCTGTTGTTGAGTTTGTGCTCCCACCTGAAGGTGCTGAGGCTGGTGACCGTCTTGCTTTTGAAGGCTTTGACAACACTGAACCTGAATCTCAATTGAATCCCAAGCGTAAAGTTTGGGAAACTATTCAGCCTGGCTTTTCCAGCGGTGAAGATCTACTCTGCGGATTCAAGAACGACCAAGGACTTCATAAGTTATTCGTCAAGGATAAAAAGGAGCTTGGTTTCTGTAAGGCGCAAACTGTCGTCAACGGTACTTTGAGttaa
- a CDS encoding Schizosaccharomyces specific protein, producing the protein MSRHIVNHVFKPLVQYVPRNLKGKNTNPLPIGNLAKLKISPEEMQIIRSTRKLARSNYMTMYCIPRIWLFSFIERLNSKPFRYPILHYSGSPIRLSIRAGKKGVHKSAVIRSHSSRRLRQAFIDVLEALHHNGHRCLPDEPVDVIVDTFNGGTKDISYETLFYDIQRSWLTCLNTYHSQKPPNIEALYHDCANVVTFGSDNIILYRK; encoded by the coding sequence ATGTCTAGGCATATTGTCAACCATGTTTTCAAACCTTTGGTTCAATATGTGCCTCGAAATCTAAAGGGGAAAAATACAAACCCCTTGCCTATAGGAAACTTGGCTAAACTAAAGATCAGTCCTGAAGAAATGCAAATTATTCGGTCAACACGGAAGCTGGCGAGATCAAATTATATGACTATGTATTGTATTCCAAGGATTTGgttattttcctttatagAAAGACTAAACTCAAAGCCGTTTCGATATCCTATCCTGCATTACAGCGGTAGCCCTATCCGTTTATCCATTAGAGCTGGGAAGAAAGGAGTTCACAAAAGTGCAGTGATTCGTTCTCATAGCTCACGACGGCTGAGGCAAGCGTTCATTGAtgttttggaagctttaCATCACAACGGACATCGTTGTCTTCCAGATGAACCCGTGGATGTAATCGTCGATACTTTCAACGGTGGTACAAAAGATATTTCTTATGAAACCTTGTTTTATGATATACAGCGCTCTTGGCTAACGTGTCTCAATACCTATCATAGTCAGAAGCCTCCTAATATTGAAGCCCTTTATCATGATTGTGCGAACGTTGTCACATTCGGTTCTGACAATATCATTCTCtatagaaaatga